GGGCGAGACGGCGGGTGTCGCTCACTATAAGCTCGACGTCGCGGCGGCGATCAATTCGCTGCGTGCCGACGCGGGCGCGCCGGGAGTGCAGGCCGTGCTGCGCGCACTCGAAAGCTAGTCCCCCCCGCCGCCCCGGGTCGCTGGGGACGGCGAGAGGGTGGTCCGTTAGCGGTCGCTGAAAGCGTGTGCTCGTCCCGAACGCGCCATTAACCCTTTTTGCGGGGCGCTGGCGTGACGCCGATCACAGCGCGTGCCGAAAGTGCGGCGCGCAAAACAAAGGGCGCCGGAATCGACCGGCGCCCTTCGCCCTGCCCTTTAGGGAAGGCAGCCCTTATTTCTTCTGCGTGTCGCCGACTCCGGTTTCGGACGGGGCGATCTCGCCATTGTCGTCCATCGCGTTGGCCTTTTCTTCGCCCATTTCCTCGACGACGTCGGCCTTGTTTTCCATGGCCTCCTTCGCGGCGCCTTCGGGCATCGCGTCGGCCTGATCGTCGATCGCGTCGGCCTGGGCCTCGGCCTGATCCTCGACCTTGTCGGCTGCGGGGCTCTGGCAGGCGCCGAGAGCGAGGGCCGAGGTGGCGGCGAGGGTGATGAACATCTTGCGCATATTGAGTGACTCCCAAAGTTGACTCGGGGGCTTAACGCGGGATGAACAATAGGGTTGCAACAAAATTGTCAAGCTGTTGGGAATAAATGGTTTTTATTGTGGCGGGGTGGTCAGCCTCCCGTTTAGACCTTCACCCACACCTGAACCGTCGCCGCGAACTTGCCCGGCGCGGGCGGCGTGATGTCGATGCGCTCGGCGGTGACCAGCTCGCCGGTCGCGAGGTTGAAGCTGGCCCAGGGCTTGGGCATGCGCCCGAAGCTCATCTTCTGGATCGGCTGGCCGGTGGCGGTGTTCATGATCGTCGCGGTGATAGACATGGCGCGCCGGTAGCGGCGCCCCCATCGGCTGTCGAGCCGCGGCCGACAAAAAAAGAGGGCGCCCGAAGCGCCCTCTCTCGTGCCTGGTCCGGTCCCGCGGCCCGTTAGAAGCGCTGTTGGCGCTCGTAAAGGTCGCGGTAATGCTGGATGCGCGTGACGCGCAGCCCGGGCATGCCGCTGCGATCGATCGACCGTTGCCAGCTGGCAAATTCCTCGAGGGTCAGCCCATAGCGTTCGCACGCTTCATCGACGGACAGGAGCCCGCCGTTGACGGCCGCAACGACTTCCGCCTTGCGGCGCACGACCCAACGGGTCGTCGTCGACGGGGGCAGCGAGTCCAGCGTCAGCGGTTCGCCCAAGGGGCCGATGACCTGTGCGGGACGGATTTTCTGATTCTCGATCATGCTCATTCCATATTTGCAACGTCGGAGGGGGGTGTGTCCGACGCTTCATGCTCTAAATCAGAGGGATTCAACATCGATTGAAATCCTCTGGTAAACAGGCCGTTCATAGTTTCGGGCAGGACGTTCGCATCGTCGGACAGATCGAAGAAGCGAACGACGGGAGGAGCCTTTTGTTCCGCCGAACCGCGTTCACCGAGCAGAATGCTCCGAAGGGCGTTAAGCTTTGCCGCATGGCGATCGCGCTGCGCTTGCCCCCGCAGCTGGCGCACCGTCGGCAGCATCGCCTGGCGCGCGCTGGAGACGGCCAGAATGATGTCGAAGCCGGGCTTCGACAGTCGAGCCGCGCCGGCGATGCGCGGAAGATCGGACGGAACGAGGTTCATGCGACTCGTCTAGCCCACAGGAGCTAAGGTCCAGTAAATGCCCGTTTCAGCACCCGTTAGCGAAGCTTAACCCCCGTCAATATATTGACAGGCACGGCGGAAAAGCTGGCATTTTTCTCTCCCTGTCCCTAGATGGCGCCGACGATGATCGAGACGATTTCCTCCCCCGCCGGGCTCGCCCAAGCCGATTTTCAGCTGCCCATGCCGCTGAAAGACAGGCGAATCGTCGTCGCGATGTCGGGCGGAGTCGACTCGAGCGTCGTCGCCGCGCTCGCCGCGCGATCGGGCGCCGAAGTGATTGGCGTGACGCTGCAGCTCTACGATCACGGCGCCAAGGCGAAGCGCGTCGGCGCCTGCTGCGCCGGGCAGGACATTCGCGACGCGCGCGCGGTCGCCGACCGGCTGGGCTTCGCGCATCATGTCTATGACCATGAAAGCCGGTTCCGCGACACGGTGATCGACCAGTTCGCCGACGAATATCTCGCCGGGCGGACGCCGATCCCCTGCGTGCGCTGCAATATGGGGGTGAAGTTCACCGACCTGTTCGCCCTCGCGAAGGATCTGGGCGCCGACTGCCTTGCGACCGGCCATTATGTCCGGCGCGTGATGGGGGCTGCGGGCGCCGA
This DNA window, taken from Sphingopyxis sp. PAMC25046, encodes the following:
- a CDS encoding DUF1153 domain-containing protein; the protein is MIENQKIRPAQVIGPLGEPLTLDSLPPSTTTRWVVRRKAEVVAAVNGGLLSVDEACERYGLTLEEFASWQRSIDRSGMPGLRVTRIQHYRDLYERQQRF